The following proteins come from a genomic window of Stigmatopora nigra isolate UIUO_SnigA chromosome 9, RoL_Snig_1.1, whole genome shotgun sequence:
- the pth1r gene encoding parathyroid hormone/parathyroid hormone-related peptide receptor codes for MGSTSKLPSLDLLLISLLCTFCLAHADDVLTKEEQIALLFKARHKCESLVKSRQGKLPDGHCTPEWDGIVCWPESFAGKLVSTSCPEYIYDFNHRGRAYRRCDGNGTWEISAANNKTWANYSECAKFLYHYNQSQEKDVFHRLYLIYTVGYSISLGSLIVAVVILGYFRRLHCTRNYIHMHLFVSYMLRAVSIFVKDVVLYSGSALEDVERVTVEELKSITEAPPANKAHFIGCKAAVTLFMYFLATNYFWILVEGLYLHSLIFMTFFSDRKYLWGFTLIGWGVPAMFVSIWATVRATFADTECWDLSAGNLKWIYQVPILAAVVVNFVLFLNIIRVLATKLRETNAGRCDTRQQYRKLLKSTLVLMPLFGVHYIIFNAMPYTEVSGIPWQIQMHYEMLFNSFQGFLVAIIYCFCNGEVQAEIKKSWSRRTLALDFKRKARSGSNTYSYGPMVSHTSVTNVTARAPHALHLTTRLGPAPVNGHRNLPGYIKNGSVSECSVPTSGQELHPAPGEPTTPREVLEEEKPSPVVIIEEERETVM; via the exons GCCCATGCGGATGACGTACTCACCAAAGAAGAGCAGATAGCGCTGCTTTTCAAAGCAAGGCACAAGTGCGAAAGCCTCGTCAAGTCCAGGCAGGGCAAGCTACCTG ATGGTCATTGCACACCAGAATGGGATGGCATTGTGTGTTGGCCAGAAAGTTTTGCAGGAAAGCTTGTGTCCACCTCATGTCCGGAGTACATCTATGACTTCAACCACAGAG GACGAGCGTACCGTCGATGCGACGGCAACGGCACGTGGGAGATCTCCGCGGCAAACAACAAGACATGGGCCAATTATAGTGAATGTGCCAAATTCCTCTATCATTACAACCAGAGTCAAGAAAAG GATGTCTTTCATCGCTTGTACCTCATCTACACAGTAGGCTACTCCATCTCGCTTGGCTCTCTCATTGTTGCTGTGGTTATCCTGGGATATTTTCG ACGTCTGCATTGCACCAGAAATTACATCCACATGCACCTCTTCGTATCCTACATGTTGAGAGCCGTAAGCATCTTTGTCAAGGACGTCGTGTTGTACTCGGGATCTGCCTTGGAAGATGTGGAGCGAGTCACAGTGGAGGAACTCAAGTCCATCACTGAAGCTCCTCCAGCCAACAAAGCCCATTTT ATTGGTTGCAAGGCGGCCGTGACCCTGTTTATGTACTTCTTGGCGACCAACTACTTCTGGATCCTGGTTGAGGGTCTGTACCTACACAGCCTCATCTTTATGACCTTCTTCTCTGACCGAAAATACCTTTGGGGCTTTACTCTAATTGGATGGG GTGTGCCGGCTATGTTTGTAAGCATTTGGGCGACAGTGAGAGCAACATTTGCGGACACAGa GTGTTGGGACTTAAGTGCCGGCAATTTGAAATGGATTTATCAAGTGCCTATACTTGCCGCTGTCGTG gtcaattttgtcctttttttaaacattataagAGTCCTGGCAACCAAACTGCGAGAGACCAATGCGGGAAGATGTGACACCAGACAACAGTACAG AAAACTGCTAAAGTCCACGTTGGTGTTGATGCCGTTGTTTGGCGTGCACTACATCATATTCAACGCCATGCCTTACACGGAGGTTTCCGGAATCCCTTGGCAGATCCAAATGCACTACGAGATGCTCTTCAACTCTTTCCAG GGATTCCTCGTAGCAATCATATACTGCTTTTGCAATGGCGAG GTGCAAGCAGAGATCAAAAAGTCATGGAGCCGCCGGACACTAGCGTTGGACTTTAAGCGGAAAGCACGCAGTGGCAGCAACACGTACAGCTACGGCCCCATGGTGTCACACACCAGCGTCACCAACGTGACGGCACGGGCGCCACACGCCCTCCACCTCACCACCCGTCTGGGCCCGGCGCCGGTCAACGGTCACCGCAATCTGCCCGGTTACATCAAAAACGGCTCCGTGTCCGAATGCTCGGTTCCGACGTCGGGCCAGGAGCTCCACCCTGCGCCGGGGGAGCCAACGACGCCACGGGAGGTGCTTGAGGAGGAAAAGCCTTCACCTGTGGTGATTATAGAGGAGGAGCGAGAAACGGTCATGTGA